From a single Pseudomonas sp. A34-9 genomic region:
- a CDS encoding TetR family transcriptional regulator has translation MGAIAQEGAAGIATAVAESVQYQGRKASRQGSEQRRQDILDAAMRIVVRDGVRAVRHRAVAAEAGVPLSATTYYFKDIDDLLTDTFAQYVERSAAYMAKLWVNNEGLLRDMVVSGDGSPESRSQLADDIARLMADYVHRQLVNRREHLMAEQAFRQEALLNPRLAILVRSHQQILLQGTCQLFQVLGSREPQQDAKVLTAIIGRMEYQGLLNDAEPLAEEDMLGILTRYMHLVLASV, from the coding sequence ATGGGTGCAATAGCTCAAGAGGGTGCAGCGGGAATCGCCACTGCGGTCGCTGAAAGTGTTCAGTACCAGGGCCGCAAGGCCAGCCGACAGGGCAGTGAGCAGCGTCGCCAGGACATTCTCGACGCAGCGATGCGCATTGTCGTGCGTGACGGCGTGCGGGCGGTGCGCCACCGTGCCGTGGCTGCCGAGGCCGGTGTGCCGCTGTCGGCGACCACCTATTACTTCAAGGACATCGATGACCTGCTCACCGATACCTTCGCGCAATATGTCGAGCGCAGCGCGGCGTACATGGCCAAGTTGTGGGTCAACAATGAAGGTCTGCTGCGTGACATGGTCGTCAGTGGTGACGGTAGTCCCGAATCGCGCTCGCAACTGGCTGACGACATTGCGCGGCTGATGGCCGACTACGTGCATCGTCAGTTGGTTAACCGGCGTGAGCATTTGATGGCTGAGCAAGCGTTCCGCCAGGAAGCGCTGCTCAATCCGCGTCTGGCGATTCTGGTGCGCTCGCATCAGCAGATTCTGTTGCAGGGCACCTGCCAGTTGTTCCAGGTATTGGGCTCGCGTGAACCGCAGCAGGATGCCAAGGTGTTGACGGCGATTATCGGACGGATGGAATATCAGGGCCTGCTCAACGACGCCGAGCCTTTGGCCGAAGAGGACATGCTCGGCATTCTGACGCGCTACATGCATCTGGTCCTCGCGTCGGTGTAA